The nucleotide sequence AGGCTGCAAAGCCCCACCCCCGCTCACAATGTAGCAAACTTGCCCACCCATGGCTTCGCGCCACTTACTGAAGATAAGCTTGTTGGCCAGGGCTAATTGTGCGTTGTACCAGGCACCCTGGTCTTTTTGCGTGTCGTAGCGCAGACCCAAGTTCAGAGCCCAGAAAAACAGCTTTTTCTTGGCGCCAGTTAGCTCGTGGCCTTTCGCTACAATCTTGTCGTAGATTTTTTCCAGCAAGCGAGGCACCGTAGTGAACACCTGCGGCTGCACTTCCCGTAGGTTGTCGGCAATGAGCTCCACGCTCTCGGCGTACCAGACACTGAAACCCAACAGCAGATACAGGAACGTGGCCGTGCGCTCGAAAATGTGGCTTAGGGGCAGGAAGCTCAATGCCTTTTGCCCGGGCGGCAACGGCAGGTAGCTGGTCAGGTTTTCGCAGTTGAAGAGAATGTTGCGGTGACTGAGCATCACACCTTTGGGCCGCCCGGTGGTGCCAGAGGTATAGATGAGCGTTAGCAAATCGTCGGGCTGCACGGCGGCTTTCAGCGCGGTAAGGGGGGCAGTGTCAGCAGACTGCCCCAGGGCCAGCAGTTCGGTGAAAGAGCGGGTACCGGCCAGCTTTTCAAACGTGAAGATGTGGCGTGGCCCCTCGGTTAGCGTTCGGGTTGCTTCCTGCACCCGAGCCAGCAGTTTCTCGTTTTCCACCAGCACCACCTGCACTCCCGCGTCTTGGAAGATGTGCCGATAGTCTTCCACCGTGATGGTGGGGTACATGGGTACGCTTACGGCTCCTAGCTGCGCAATACCAAAGTCAGCTATGACCCATTCGGGCCGGTTGGCAGAAATAATGGCCACTTTGTCGTTGGGGCCTATGCCGAGTTGTAGCAGCCCCAGGCTCACCTGGTTGCTAAGCTCCTGTACCCGCGCCGCACTCAGTGGCTGCCAGGTACCTGCCTTCTTTTCCACCAAGCAGTCTGCCTGTGGCGTGGTGGCAGCTAAATGGGCAAGCAGGTCAAAGGTGCGGCGGATTTCCATGGAGGGGTGCAATGAGGCAGGAAGCAGAGCGGTTGCTCCTACAATATTAATCTGGTGGGCGCCAATAGTGCTACCACGCCATAATGTTGCTACGGCTGCGTGCTGTTTGTAGCAGGTAATGCGCCTGAACACAGCGGGTACGCGTCTGATTGCGCGCCGCAACGTTGGGATATGGTTAGTGTCCTTGGTTCAGTTTAACTTCCACCCCATGAAACACTTCCTACTTTTCGGCCTGCTTGTGTCCGCTACGTCTGCTTCGGCCCAAACGCCAGCCGCCGAAACCGAAGCCGTCAAGAAAACCATCCAGACGTTTTTTGAGGGCATGCGCAACGGGGACAGCACGGTGGTACGGTCCACGTTTGCTCCTGGCGCGGTTTTTCACACCATTGCCAACCGCAACGGCACCACCCAGCTTCTGCCCGAAAACCCATCGGAGTTTGTGAAAGCCGTAGGCAAGCCGCACAAGGAAGTGTGGGACGAGCGTATCACCTTCGATAAAGTACTGATTGATGCCAACCTAGCCAGCGTCTGGACTCCCTACGAATTTTACCTCGGCAACACCTTCAGCCACTGCGGCTACAATTCGTTTCAGTTAGTGAAGCTGGCCAGCGGCTGGAAGATTGCGCACGTCATCGACACCCGGCGCAAAGACAAGTGCAAGTGAGGCTTGGTGGTTGCTGGTTAATCCCAACGAAAGACCTTTGCTGGCCCCTCGCCAGGGCCATTAGAGCAGCTAAATATTAACGGCATCAAGAGTTGACTACGCATCCATCACCCACTAACTCCCAACAATCCGCCAATCCGCATTAGAAAGCCGGTATGCGGCGAAGCGGCGAGTCATCTGTTTTCCAGTAGTCCAACTCATACAGCTCCCCTTCTTGATCTAGGTAAAGGGAAACGAATGCCAACACCCCATCCTCATCCAGGAACTGGGTGCTGGCTATTCGTTCTCCTAGCTGGCGGTTTGGCTGGGTGCCAACAAACCGTAGGGGCCCGTTTTCACCCGTATGCAGCTCCTCTACCTCCACCGTGTGGAGCAATGCCAACAGGCGTTCCACCCGAGGTTTACCACGGAGCATGAAAATGAGCATGCCAAGCTCAGGCAGTTTCAGCGAACGTCTGGCCATGGGCTGGAAACGGCGGCAGCTAGGTCACCTGCCGCACCCTCCACTGGTGTATACGGGCTAGGCCGGATTTGCAGCGTTGGGAAACGCTAGTATAGTGGCGGCGTTCAGCTCCCTCAGGTCCGACACCACCCGGTCGGCCAAGCGCAGGTCCTGGCCGGTGGAATGTTCACTACGGTAGCCAATGCAGTACATGCCCGCAGCTTTGGCGGCCGCTACGCCGTTGGCAGCATCCTCAAGTACCAGGCAGCCAGGGGGCGGCGTACCCGCTAGCTCGGCGGCATGCAGAAAGATGGCCGGGTTAGGTTTCGACTCGGTGAAATCTTCGCCGCTCACCAGGTGCGCAAAGAATGGATATAGCCCAAACCGATTGAATACGCGGGCAATGGTGTCTTTGGAGGCCGAGGAAGCCAATACTAGCGGCACGCCGTGCTGGTGCAGGTCTTCAACCAACTGCCGCGCTCCGGGCAGCAAATCCAGCTCCGTCGATTCGTCGAAAGACTTACCGAACAGTTCCCGCTTGCGGCTCATCAGGGCGTCCACTTCCTGGGGCAGATCGAACTTCTGCTTTAGCCGCTGATAGATGTTGCGGGTGGAGGAACCCAGAAACGGGGCATAGTCCTCGGCCGTCATGGTAATGCCTAGCTCGGCGAAGTGGCGAAAGAAAGCGTCGTGGTGTAGCGGCTCGGTGTCAACCAGCACGCCATCCATATCGAAAATTACGGTGCGAATCATGCAGAAAAGTAGGGAGGCCCGGCCAAAGGTAGCGCATAGACGCGTGGGCTGAATGGTGCTGCTGGAAACGGATAGGCTCTACGGACTGCCACCGCCAGCACACATGCCGCTCCCCTAACCCTGAATACCCCACGAGAACGTCATGCTGCGCCACACGAGGCATCTGCTGTGCTAAGAATAGATGCTCGGACAACGACTGGCTTACTTCTTCACCAACGCCTTGATATCGGGCACTTCCAACACTGACTTGGGAGCCCCATGCTGCGCCACCCGAATCATGGCCTGCCCTACTGCCGCTAGTGTGGATACGTAATTGGGTGCTACCGTGCGCAACACCGGATACAGCCACCCTATCAAGTTGTAGTAGCCCTTTATGTTTTGCTGCCCCGGCGTGGCACGCATAAACGCAGGCCGGAACATATAGGCCTGTTTGAAGCCCAGTTTCAGTAAGTTGTTTTCGGTCTCGCCTTTCACGCGGGCCCACATCTGGCTGCTTTTCAGCGTGCTGTCTGTGCCTGCCCCCGATACAAAGCAGAACGTCAGGTCGGGGTTGCGAGGCAGCAGGGTTTCAGCAAAGCGCATCGTCAGGTCATAAGTGAGGCGGCGGTACTCCGGCTCCTTCATCCCCACCGACGACACGCCCAAGCAGAAAAAACAGGCGTTGTAACCCTTAAGTTGGTCTTGGATGGGCGTAAGATCGTGGAAATCAGTGTGTGTGATTTCACGCAGCTTTGGGTGCGTATGGCCGCTGGGCTTGCGGCTAACGGACAGCACCTGTTCCACCTCGGGGTCGTTTAAACATTCCAGTAGCACGCCCTCTCCCACCATGCCGGTGGTTCCGGTCAATATCACGCGTAGTTTCATGTGATGGGCAGACGGATGAGCAGCCGGAATGTTTTATAGCAGTAAAGCCGATAACTTTTAAGAAAGTGCTGACATTAAGTTGCTCTTATCTATATCACTCTTGCTGTCCAGATTGATGCAAACCACTTTGCTGATAACCAACTCCTCATGGCAAGCCACATTTACAGCAAACCATATTCCCTCTTTGAAGTCATCATGCCAAGTCGTCATTGGAGCATAAATGCTACTATGCTCCACACCTTGCCATATTATTCCCTCATCAAAACTATCGTGAATCAACTCACAGGCTTTACCCGCTGTACAGATATAAGCTGGTTTGTGGGCAATGCACTCATCTACAAAAGCAATGATAACCTCCTTATCAGGATCGTCACCAATTGCGAATAACAACCAACTGCTTTCAAAGACCTTACTATTCCAATCTACTTTGCCTTCTGTTGTGAAGTAGTAGATATCCCTGCCATTTTGCTGGCCTACATAATTCATTTATCTCTGTTAGTGGCTATGCTATGCGAGCAACAGGTATTGTAATGCTACGCTTTACTGAAGCGGAAGAGATGCCCTGGCAAGCGCAGCATGACAAACGTAAGGATACATACCTACCCCAATACCGGCTCTTCCAGCACTTCTTTCTCGATCCAGCGGCCGTCTTCGCGCATGAGTTCGATGAGTTCGTCCACGGCTTGTTCTTCGGGCACGGCCTTCTTGATGACCTCTTGGCCGCGGTAGAGGGCAATTTTGCCTTTGCCCACGCCCACGTAGCCGTAATCGGCGTCGGCCATTTCGCCGGGGCCGTTCACGATGCAGCCCATAATGCCGATTTTCACGCCCTTGAGGTGGTCGGTGCGCTTGCGGATCATGGCGGTGGTTTCCTGCAGGTCGAATAGGGTACGGCCGCAGCTGGGGCAGCTGATGTACTCGGTTTTGGACATGCGGGTGCGCGCCGCTTGCAGGATGCCGAAGCTGAGTTGGTTGAGTTGGTCGATGTCGCGCAACCAGTGTTCCTGCTCTTGCTCGGGCAGCAAGTCGGTGCAAAGGGCAATGCCATCACCAAGGCCGTCGATGAGCAGGCCGCCCACGTCGGTGGCGGCATCAAGCTGCGTTTGGGCTGGGTTCTCCAGGGTGTAGAGGCGGCGAACTATTACTGGGCAGGTCACACCGTAGTCCAACAAATCAAAGAAGGCGCGCCGCATCTCGGGCATGGCGTGGGCGTTGGTGCTGCTTAGCACCAGCACTACGCGGGTTTCGGTGCGCAACTGGGCCAGCAGCTCGGCATCCAGCGTACTCAACTCCACCACCAGGAAATTGAGTTGCGGGTGCAGCTTTGGAAAGTCGGCCAGATAAATATCAACGGTGAGCAAGGGAAAATGGTCGAGGCGCTGGCCGCCATCCACCCAGGCGCTGTGCGTTACAATCTCCTTGAGGCCGTTGGGCAGCATAAACGGCACGGGCCGCTCCCCGGTATAGATGAAGTCGGCCCCCAAGTCGCTCATTTGGAACTTGTCGAGAAACGAGGAATACAAGTGCCCGGCAGCGCGCAAATCGGCGTACTCCAGCTTCGGCAGGCGCGAAAGGTCGGCTACGACGCGCGGCACGTTCAGCCCCCCGATGTTGAGCACCTCGTGCGTGATGCGCCGATGGTACTGGAACGGGTCGAGCGGCTCCGCTTCCAGCAGCGGCCGAATCGATTGGGCCTCCTGGGCGCGGTTGGTGTAACGGTTGATAAGGGCTCTAGCTACGGGGGCTTCGGCTTCGGGGGCTTCGGTGAGGCTCACGCGCACGGTGTCGCCGAGGCCGTCTTCGAGCAGCGTACCAATGCCCACGGCCGATTTGATGCGGCCGTCC is from Hymenobacter tibetensis and encodes:
- a CDS encoding AMP-dependent synthetase/ligase, yielding MEIRRTFDLLAHLAATTPQADCLVEKKAGTWQPLSAARVQELSNQVSLGLLQLGIGPNDKVAIISANRPEWVIADFGIAQLGAVSVPMYPTITVEDYRHIFQDAGVQVVLVENEKLLARVQEATRTLTEGPRHIFTFEKLAGTRSFTELLALGQSADTAPLTALKAAVQPDDLLTLIYTSGTTGRPKGVMLSHRNILFNCENLTSYLPLPPGQKALSFLPLSHIFERTATFLYLLLGFSVWYAESVELIADNLREVQPQVFTTVPRLLEKIYDKIVAKGHELTGAKKKLFFWALNLGLRYDTQKDQGAWYNAQLALANKLIFSKWREAMGGQVCYIVSGGGALQPRLARVFWAAGIRVMEGYGMTETSPVIAASQPEASGNLIGAVGPVIPGVEVKLAPDGEILTRSPSVMQGYYNRPDLTAETIDAEGWLHTGDIGELVQGRFLKITDRKKEMFKTSNGKYVAPQPLESRLSESPLVEQVMVVGEGRKFAACLVVPAFAELRAWAQTHNLPADLPDAALAAHTQVQHLYEQLVQQTNVAFAQWEQIKKVALLPVVWSVESGELTPTLKVKRKIISQNNQQRIEELYR
- a CDS encoding nuclear transport factor 2 family protein, producing the protein MKHFLLFGLLVSATSASAQTPAAETEAVKKTIQTFFEGMRNGDSTVVRSTFAPGAVFHTIANRNGTTQLLPENPSEFVKAVGKPHKEVWDERITFDKVLIDANLASVWTPYEFYLGNTFSHCGYNSFQLVKLASGWKIAHVIDTRRKDKCK
- a CDS encoding DUF6984 family protein, with translation MARRSLKLPELGMLIFMLRGKPRVERLLALLHTVEVEELHTGENGPLRFVGTQPNRQLGERIASTQFLDEDGVLAFVSLYLDQEGELYELDYWKTDDSPLRRIPAF
- a CDS encoding HAD family hydrolase — translated: MIRTVIFDMDGVLVDTEPLHHDAFFRHFAELGITMTAEDYAPFLGSSTRNIYQRLKQKFDLPQEVDALMSRKRELFGKSFDESTELDLLPGARQLVEDLHQHGVPLVLASSASKDTIARVFNRFGLYPFFAHLVSGEDFTESKPNPAIFLHAAELAGTPPPGCLVLEDAANGVAAAKAAGMYCIGYRSEHSTGQDLRLADRVVSDLRELNAATILAFPNAANPA
- a CDS encoding Rossmann-fold NAD(P)-binding domain-containing protein, giving the protein MKLRVILTGTTGMVGEGVLLECLNDPEVEQVLSVSRKPSGHTHPKLREITHTDFHDLTPIQDQLKGYNACFFCLGVSSVGMKEPEYRRLTYDLTMRFAETLLPRNPDLTFCFVSGAGTDSTLKSSQMWARVKGETENNLLKLGFKQAYMFRPAFMRATPGQQNIKGYYNLIGWLYPVLRTVAPNYVSTLAAVGQAMIRVAQHGAPKSVLEVPDIKALVKK
- a CDS encoding DUF7684 family protein: MNYVGQQNGRDIYYFTTEGKVDWNSKVFESSWLLFAIGDDPDKEVIIAFVDECIAHKPAYICTAGKACELIHDSFDEGIIWQGVEHSSIYAPMTTWHDDFKEGIWFAVNVACHEELVISKVVCINLDSKSDIDKSNLMSALS
- the ispG gene encoding (E)-4-hydroxy-3-methylbut-2-enyl-diphosphate synthase, yielding MNKTYCPSLTEYKRRLSREVQLGDLPMGGLHPIRVQSMTTVDTMDTLGSVEQTLRMVEAGCEYVRITAPSMKEAQNLLEIKKELRKRGCTVPLIADIHFTPNAAELAARIVEKVRVNPGNYADKKKFDFIEYTDATYHAEVERIRERFRPLVQICKQYGTAMRIGTNHGSLSDRILSRYGDTPLGMVESALEFLRLCEEENYYNVVLSMKASNTQVMVQAYRLLVQKLDEEGLQPYPLHLGVTEAGEAEDGRIKSAVGIGTLLEDGLGDTVRVSLTEAPEAEAPVARALINRYTNRAQEAQSIRPLLEAEPLDPFQYHRRITHEVLNIGGLNVPRVVADLSRLPKLEYADLRAAGHLYSSFLDKFQMSDLGADFIYTGERPVPFMLPNGLKEIVTHSAWVDGGQRLDHFPLLTVDIYLADFPKLHPQLNFLVVELSTLDAELLAQLRTETRVVLVLSSTNAHAMPEMRRAFFDLLDYGVTCPVIVRRLYTLENPAQTQLDAATDVGGLLIDGLGDGIALCTDLLPEQEQEHWLRDIDQLNQLSFGILQAARTRMSKTEYISCPSCGRTLFDLQETTAMIRKRTDHLKGVKIGIMGCIVNGPGEMADADYGYVGVGKGKIALYRGQEVIKKAVPEEQAVDELIELMREDGRWIEKEVLEEPVLG